A section of the Luteolibacter rhizosphaerae genome encodes:
- a CDS encoding GreA/GreB family elongation factor — protein sequence MNSPRLLNEGDLSRLASLLENRLTTEHRNQLLVLLGQAASTRDAAELECRVALGDRITLVSPLDSRDWYKPEIVLPDQVDLDEDIISVMTPVGLAVLGRRIGDRVSWETPAGTRWMTITAVHKHVLS from the coding sequence ATGAACTCACCACGCCTGTTGAACGAGGGCGATCTTTCGCGTCTCGCAAGCCTTCTTGAAAACCGCCTCACGACCGAACACCGGAACCAACTGCTCGTCTTGCTCGGCCAAGCGGCATCCACCCGCGATGCCGCCGAACTCGAATGCCGCGTTGCGCTCGGCGACCGCATCACCCTGGTCTCACCGCTCGATTCCCGCGATTGGTACAAGCCGGAGATCGTCCTGCCGGATCAGGTCGATCTGGATGAAGACATCATCTCCGTGATGACGCCGGTCGGACTCGCCGTGCTCGGTCGGCGCATCGGCGACCGCGTTTCCTGGGAGACTCCGGCGGGAACCCGCTGGATGACGATCACGGCGGTGCACAAGCACGTGCTCTCCTAA
- a CDS encoding pyrimidine/purine nucleoside phosphorylase, producing the protein MPDSFDNVSVSTKANVYFDGKVVSHSLILADGRKKSLGVIFPGEYHFGTADPEVMEITAGACEVVIDGTTETRAVAAGSSFTVAANSGFTIRVTDSPCEYICSFGTP; encoded by the coding sequence ATGCCCGACTCATTCGACAACGTCTCCGTCTCGACCAAAGCCAATGTCTACTTCGACGGCAAGGTCGTCTCCCACAGCCTGATCCTGGCCGACGGCCGGAAGAAGTCGCTCGGCGTGATCTTCCCGGGCGAGTATCATTTCGGCACCGCTGACCCGGAAGTGATGGAAATCACTGCCGGTGCCTGCGAAGTGGTGATCGATGGCACCACCGAGACCCGTGCGGTCGCCGCCGGTTCCTCCTTCACCGTCGCCGCCAATAGCGGATTCACGATCCGCGTGACGGATTCGCCCTGCGAATACATCTGCTCCTTCGGCACGCCCTGA
- a CDS encoding alpha/beta hydrolase, giving the protein MLRILSIGVALIGLAEAEPLKVEGLPIPVELSLPANHDPGKSYPAVFYYHGSNGRPTTKVFREHAGPNDWIVVGMTYTKPGPFTYTPENLQREIAVLHRVRDQLAQTKGLDPKRVYVSGFSMGGWMSGMFLQADPSLAGAVILGAGHMSEIKPKAVPLKPGTPLFIGVGRKDGTYPFALKARLFFGKLGAEVRMETWNDLGHDFPKTGSPALKEWFALRNGGTRDEKALQAEYAKIGALPPLQQWRGLLEFRERPYVNVAGQKWPETLKVKIAELEQMPEVAEEAKAFKRHRQLLADEVNAVTLEDLQTVQAGYETLVLQAGNGEEVKLIQEDLKRLSGLLENFEGQRAAREQTKPQEVPQPPRGDRQIPKNPMVR; this is encoded by the coding sequence ATGTTGAGGATTCTTTCGATAGGCGTCGCTCTGATCGGTTTGGCTGAGGCCGAACCGCTGAAGGTGGAGGGCCTGCCGATCCCGGTGGAGCTCTCGCTGCCGGCCAACCACGACCCGGGAAAGTCATATCCCGCGGTTTTCTATTATCACGGCTCCAATGGCCGCCCGACGACCAAGGTATTCCGCGAGCATGCGGGGCCGAACGACTGGATCGTGGTCGGGATGACATACACGAAACCCGGGCCATTCACCTACACGCCGGAAAACCTGCAGAGGGAGATCGCCGTGCTGCACCGCGTGCGCGACCAACTCGCACAGACGAAGGGACTGGATCCGAAGCGGGTTTATGTCTCGGGCTTTAGCATGGGCGGCTGGATGAGCGGGATGTTCCTGCAAGCCGATCCCTCGCTGGCTGGCGCGGTGATCCTGGGGGCGGGGCATATGAGCGAGATCAAGCCCAAGGCGGTGCCGCTGAAGCCGGGAACTCCGCTGTTCATCGGGGTAGGTCGCAAGGATGGCACCTATCCCTTCGCCCTGAAGGCCCGCCTGTTCTTCGGGAAGCTGGGCGCGGAGGTGCGGATGGAGACTTGGAACGATCTGGGGCACGATTTCCCGAAGACCGGCTCCCCTGCCCTGAAGGAATGGTTCGCTCTGCGGAATGGCGGCACCCGGGACGAGAAGGCGCTGCAGGCGGAGTATGCGAAAATCGGAGCGCTCCCGCCTCTACAACAATGGCGCGGCCTGTTAGAGTTCCGCGAGCGACCCTACGTGAACGTGGCGGGACAAAAATGGCCCGAGACGCTTAAGGTAAAGATCGCGGAGTTGGAGCAAATGCCCGAGGTGGCCGAAGAGGCAAAAGCCTTCAAGCGGCACCGGCAACTTCTGGCGGACGAGGTGAATGCCGTGACACTGGAGGATCTCCAGACGGTTCAAGCCGGATATGAGACGCTGGTGCTGCAAGCGGGGAATGGCGAGGAGGTGAAACTGATCCAAGAGGACCTCAAGCGGCTGAGCGGCTTGTTAGAAAACTTCGAGGGCCAGCGGGCGGCACGGGAACAAACGAAACCGCAGGAAGTGCCGCAGCCGCCGAGAGGCGACCGGCAGATTCCGAAAAATCCAATGGTGAGATAG
- a CDS encoding HPr family phosphocarrier protein: MAQREFTIQNKLGIHARPAAQFVKTASRFSSEVRVEKDGEEVDGKSIMGLMMLAAGHGSVISVAAEGSDADAALEALADLIGRKFEEE; the protein is encoded by the coding sequence ATGGCGCAACGCGAATTTACCATTCAGAACAAGCTCGGCATCCATGCCCGTCCCGCCGCTCAATTCGTGAAAACGGCGAGCCGGTTCTCCTCGGAAGTCCGTGTCGAGAAAGATGGCGAGGAAGTGGACGGCAAGAGCATCATGGGTCTCATGATGCTGGCCGCCGGTCACGGCTCCGTGATCAGCGTGGCTGCCGAAGGCTCCGATGCCGATGCCGCGCTGGAAGCGCTAGCCGATCTGATCGGGCGGAAGTTTGAAGAAGAATGA
- a CDS encoding OmpP1/FadL family transporter, translated as MNPRFFLLLPLVALDSASAAGFQLQERSASGLGRAFSGEAAMGDDASVLASNPAGMILLQDEWSFAVGVSAIFPEVEISGTYAPPGAPPGTSIPANGGNVADDAYIPYLYLTKRLNDEFVFGFGSYTTFGLKTSYPVGFPGRAIADFSELVSYNLNPSLAWEISETWSVGLGFDALRADGKLSSSTTSTLPLLDLAGDDWGYGFNAGVLFKPAEHTRLGLHYRSAIELELEGRAVSVVPAFNGPATLAVELPDSVEFSAVHDIGAWSVHGDVMWTNWSKFKQLAPFIIGAPAQPPATPENWDDSWRFALGTTWRATETWTFRAGAAYDRTPVPDANLTLRIPDADRIWLTAGFSWEFTPCWTLDAGYAHIFADDAFISEGSAATGFFRGEATGSADVISLGLSGRF; from the coding sequence ATGAATCCCCGCTTTTTCCTGTTGCTGCCCCTCGTAGCCCTCGATTCCGCCTCCGCTGCCGGCTTCCAGCTTCAGGAGCGTTCCGCCTCCGGGCTGGGTCGGGCTTTCTCCGGAGAGGCTGCCATGGGAGACGACGCTTCCGTACTCGCCTCGAATCCCGCCGGCATGATTCTGCTGCAGGACGAGTGGTCCTTCGCGGTTGGCGTCAGCGCCATTTTCCCGGAGGTGGAGATCTCCGGGACTTACGCTCCCCCCGGGGCTCCTCCCGGTACCAGCATTCCCGCGAATGGCGGGAATGTCGCCGATGATGCTTACATTCCCTACCTCTACCTCACCAAGCGTCTGAACGATGAGTTCGTCTTCGGCTTCGGGAGCTACACGACCTTCGGGCTGAAGACGAGTTACCCCGTCGGATTTCCCGGCAGGGCCATCGCGGATTTCAGCGAGCTGGTTTCCTACAACCTCAATCCTTCGCTGGCGTGGGAGATCAGCGAGACCTGGTCTGTCGGCTTGGGTTTCGATGCCCTTCGGGCGGATGGGAAACTGAGCTCCTCGACCACCTCCACCCTGCCGCTGCTCGATCTAGCCGGGGACGATTGGGGCTATGGGTTCAATGCCGGAGTTCTCTTCAAGCCGGCCGAGCATACCCGCCTCGGCCTGCACTACCGCTCGGCCATCGAGCTGGAACTGGAAGGGCGTGCCGTGTCCGTGGTCCCGGCTTTCAACGGTCCCGCCACCCTCGCGGTCGAGCTGCCCGATAGCGTCGAGTTCAGCGCCGTGCATGATATCGGCGCGTGGTCGGTGCATGGTGACGTGATGTGGACGAACTGGAGCAAGTTCAAGCAGCTCGCCCCTTTCATCATCGGCGCTCCCGCCCAGCCGCCCGCCACCCCGGAGAATTGGGATGATTCCTGGCGCTTCGCGCTCGGCACCACATGGCGGGCCACGGAGACATGGACCTTCCGTGCCGGGGCGGCCTATGACCGGACTCCCGTGCCGGATGCCAATCTCACCCTGCGCATTCCCGATGCCGACCGCATCTGGCTCACCGCCGGGTTTTCATGGGAGTTCACGCCCTGTTGGACCTTGGATGCAGGCTACGCTCACATCTTCGCGGACGACGCCTTCATCAGCGAAGGCAGTGCAGCCACCGGCTTCTTCCGTGGCGAGGCGACGGGGTCTGCGGATGTGATCTCACTGGGGCTTTCGGGACGCTTCTGA
- a CDS encoding DUF2459 domain-containing protein — MFLLRSLLLLPLAILASCTMHLPEPEHLATRVKTRTVPVAADEGVELYLLSDNLHTALVFDRKWLEESGYVMPPEVPKTDFVTMSWGEKTAYTQKRWLSPVQVFRALCTPSDSVMEVIPIDWKVPEVCHHQTGYLAKVERSHGPALAAFLNACADKNPDGTPITIAPSSWGKGRLVQCPDNYSYYFPRICNVWTAQALGQCGFDITTPGAVSASGLVRQATREKNGFRKMWDGD; from the coding sequence ATGTTCCTGCTCCGTTCGCTTCTCCTGCTCCCGCTGGCGATTCTGGCCTCCTGCACGATGCATCTGCCGGAGCCGGAACATCTGGCCACGCGGGTGAAGACCCGTACGGTGCCGGTGGCGGCCGACGAGGGCGTGGAGCTCTACCTGCTCTCCGATAACCTCCACACCGCTTTGGTCTTCGACCGGAAGTGGCTGGAGGAATCCGGCTACGTGATGCCGCCGGAGGTGCCGAAGACGGACTTCGTGACCATGAGCTGGGGCGAGAAGACCGCCTACACGCAGAAGCGCTGGCTCTCTCCGGTTCAGGTTTTCCGCGCTCTCTGCACCCCTTCCGATTCGGTGATGGAGGTCATCCCGATCGATTGGAAGGTTCCGGAAGTCTGCCACCACCAGACCGGCTATCTGGCGAAAGTGGAGCGCTCGCACGGCCCGGCGCTCGCCGCATTCCTGAACGCTTGCGCGGACAAGAATCCGGACGGGACCCCGATCACGATCGCGCCCTCGAGCTGGGGCAAGGGGCGCCTCGTGCAGTGCCCGGACAACTACTCTTATTACTTCCCCCGCATCTGCAACGTGTGGACGGCGCAGGCGCTGGGGCAGTGCGGTTTCGACATCACGACTCCCGGAGCCGTTTCCGCCAGTGGCTTGGTCAGACAAGCCACCCGCGAAAAGAACGGCTTCCGGAAGATGTGGGATGGGGACTGA
- the hprK gene encoding HPr(Ser) kinase/phosphatase, whose product MTPRVKQTASITIGEFFERHAGALSMTLLGEKHGFERPISEPAPNRPGLALAGFFSYFAKKRIQVLGNSEISYLKKLTPQMSSERFRRMCERDIPGIVVSRGASLCKEHMEIAAEHRIPVFGTTLVTMKFLNAATLRLENEFAPNVTMHGCMVDLRGIGVLIIGKSGAGKSETAIGLIEKGGALVADDMVRIKLANGELTASAPALSRGYLEIRGIGIVNVANLYGLASIRPEKRLDLVVTLIAYADQNEIDRLGLQPKSYEILGQQVPHVEVPVAPGRDTARMVAIAALDQQLRRLGYNMADEFNQRLLRHMAGEV is encoded by the coding sequence ATGACACCCCGCGTCAAGCAAACGGCCTCGATCACCATTGGAGAGTTTTTCGAGCGCCACGCCGGTGCCCTGTCGATGACCCTGCTGGGGGAAAAACACGGCTTCGAGCGTCCCATCAGCGAGCCCGCGCCGAACCGTCCCGGTCTCGCGCTAGCCGGGTTCTTTAGCTATTTCGCCAAGAAGCGCATCCAAGTCCTCGGTAATTCCGAAATCTCCTACCTCAAAAAGCTCACCCCGCAGATGAGCAGCGAGCGCTTCCGCCGCATGTGCGAGCGGGATATCCCGGGGATCGTCGTCTCGCGTGGTGCGAGCCTTTGCAAGGAGCATATGGAGATCGCCGCGGAGCACCGCATCCCGGTCTTCGGCACCACGCTGGTGACCATGAAGTTCCTGAACGCCGCGACCCTGCGGCTGGAGAACGAATTCGCGCCAAACGTCACCATGCACGGTTGCATGGTGGACCTTCGGGGTATCGGCGTCCTGATCATTGGCAAGAGCGGTGCCGGCAAGAGCGAGACCGCCATCGGCCTGATCGAAAAAGGCGGAGCCCTCGTCGCGGATGACATGGTCCGCATCAAGTTGGCCAATGGCGAGCTCACCGCCTCCGCCCCCGCCCTTTCCCGCGGCTATCTGGAGATCCGCGGCATCGGCATCGTGAACGTGGCGAACCTCTACGGCCTCGCCTCGATCCGCCCGGAGAAGCGCCTCGACCTCGTGGTCACGCTCATCGCCTACGCCGATCAGAACGAGATCGACCGCCTCGGCCTCCAGCCGAAGTCCTACGAAATCCTCGGCCAGCAGGTCCCTCACGTGGAGGTCCCCGTCGCCCCGGGCCGCGATACGGCCCGCATGGTGGCCATCGCCGCGCTCGACCAGCAACTCCGCCGCCTCGGCTACAACATGGCGGATGAGTTCAACCAGCGCCTCCTCCGCCACATGGCAGGAGAAGTCTAA
- a CDS encoding DUF3817 domain-containing protein: protein MTIPDLRDPVGRVRAVGMVEAISLLILLVFSVLKRAEGLGMQDMGVTGVRMVGMIHGVLVMAFLLVLFQAWGARALSGKKCAIAFIASLLPFGPFLIDRKLAESTKDEALDSAD from the coding sequence ATGACAATTCCCGATCTCCGCGATCCGGTCGGCCGCGTGCGCGCGGTGGGCATGGTGGAAGCCATCTCGCTCCTGATTCTGCTCGTCTTCTCCGTGCTAAAGCGCGCTGAGGGCCTGGGCATGCAGGATATGGGGGTCACCGGCGTGCGCATGGTGGGCATGATCCATGGGGTGCTGGTGATGGCCTTCCTGCTGGTACTCTTCCAAGCATGGGGCGCCCGGGCCCTGAGCGGGAAGAAGTGCGCGATCGCTTTCATCGCCTCGCTGCTGCCGTTCGGCCCCTTCCTGATCGACCGGAAGCTTGCAGAAAGCACGAAGGACGAGGCCTTAGATTCGGCGGATTGA
- a CDS encoding YiiX/YebB-like N1pC/P60 family cysteine hydrolase produces MIRWTALLSTLLLASCSDAGKQAKYEPMEGDILFQSLPNEPGLDLVDAIEGATESPYSHCGMVTKDGEEWVVLEAIGPVKETPLQEYIQRGRDHKFWAYRFEEDKRKHIPAALKAMREDMGKEYDARYRFDSENIYCSELIFRGWKAATGEDLGKVVKLGDLKWERYKPVIEAIEGQGNLPLDREMITPRDMAKAKGLKQIYP; encoded by the coding sequence ATGATCCGTTGGACTGCCCTTCTCTCCACCCTGCTTCTTGCTTCCTGCTCGGACGCCGGCAAACAGGCCAAGTATGAGCCGATGGAAGGAGACATCCTCTTCCAGTCGCTGCCGAACGAGCCCGGTCTCGATCTTGTGGACGCTATTGAAGGCGCGACCGAGTCACCCTATTCCCACTGCGGCATGGTCACCAAGGATGGCGAGGAATGGGTCGTGCTTGAGGCCATCGGTCCGGTGAAGGAGACCCCGCTGCAGGAATACATCCAGCGTGGGCGCGACCACAAGTTCTGGGCTTACCGCTTCGAGGAGGACAAACGGAAGCATATCCCGGCCGCGCTGAAGGCGATGCGGGAAGACATGGGCAAGGAATACGATGCCCGCTACCGCTTCGACTCCGAGAACATCTACTGCTCCGAGCTCATCTTCCGCGGCTGGAAGGCGGCCACCGGCGAGGACTTGGGCAAGGTCGTGAAGCTCGGTGATCTCAAGTGGGAACGCTACAAGCCGGTGATCGAAGCGATCGAAGGGCAGGGGAATCTTCCGCTCGACCGCGAGATGATCACCCCGCGCGACATGGCCAAGGCAAAGGGACTGAAGCAGATCTATCCCTGA
- a CDS encoding FKBP-type peptidyl-prolyl cis-trans isomerase, with protein MPAAPEDVKAAPADAITSPTGLASKVLQAGDGSDKPGPADTVTVHYSGWTTDGRQFDSSVDRGKTISFALNQVIAGWTEGLQLMVTGEKRRFWIPANLAYGENPRGGAPKGMLVFDVELFDIKKAPEPPPVPEDVAAPPADAVKTASGLASKVLSPGNGSRHPKATDQVEVHYTGWTTDGELFDSSVIRDEPVVFPLNRVIPGWTEGVQLMVGGEKRRFWIPAKLAYGENPPPGAPAGMLVFDVELLDIL; from the coding sequence ATGCCAGCCGCTCCTGAAGACGTCAAAGCCGCGCCCGCCGATGCCATCACCAGCCCGACGGGTCTGGCTTCCAAGGTCCTGCAAGCAGGGGACGGCTCCGATAAGCCGGGGCCAGCTGACACCGTGACGGTTCACTACTCCGGCTGGACCACCGATGGCCGTCAGTTCGACAGCTCCGTGGATCGCGGCAAGACCATCTCCTTCGCCCTGAACCAAGTGATCGCGGGCTGGACCGAAGGCCTGCAACTGATGGTGACCGGCGAGAAGCGCCGCTTCTGGATCCCGGCGAACCTTGCCTACGGGGAGAATCCCCGCGGCGGAGCACCGAAGGGCATGCTGGTTTTCGACGTCGAGCTTTTCGACATCAAGAAGGCTCCCGAGCCGCCGCCGGTGCCGGAAGACGTGGCCGCGCCGCCGGCCGATGCCGTGAAAACGGCGAGCGGGCTGGCTTCCAAGGTGCTCTCCCCCGGGAATGGCAGCCGCCACCCGAAAGCAACCGATCAGGTGGAAGTCCACTACACGGGCTGGACCACGGACGGCGAACTCTTCGACAGCTCGGTCATCCGCGACGAGCCGGTCGTTTTCCCGCTCAACCGCGTCATCCCCGGCTGGACCGAGGGCGTGCAGCTCATGGTCGGCGGTGAGAAACGCCGCTTCTGGATCCCGGCCAAGCTGGCCTATGGCGAGAATCCGCCTCCCGGTGCGCCTGCCGGCATGCTCGTCTTCGACGTGGAACTCCTCGATATTCTCTAA
- a CDS encoding cupin domain-containing protein: MPELILSPTVIKAAGQPPKKIEEFFGRVNSGDSSVSIARMTSPTGWVEPGQTPEFDEYTVVLRGCLNVEYSDGVIEVRAGQALITRGGEWIRYSTPEEGGAEYIAVCLPAFSPSTVHRDE; this comes from the coding sequence ATGCCGGAATTGATTCTCTCCCCCACCGTCATCAAGGCGGCCGGTCAACCTCCCAAGAAGATCGAGGAATTCTTCGGTCGCGTGAACTCGGGCGACAGCTCGGTGAGCATCGCCCGCATGACCAGCCCGACGGGTTGGGTTGAGCCGGGACAGACGCCCGAGTTCGACGAGTATACCGTGGTCCTGCGCGGCTGCTTGAATGTGGAATACTCGGACGGCGTCATCGAAGTCCGGGCAGGCCAAGCCCTGATTACCCGCGGCGGCGAGTGGATCCGCTACAGCACGCCGGAGGAAGGAGGCGCCGAGTACATCGCCGTGTGCCTTCCCGCCTTTTCGCCGAGCACGGTGCATCGCGACGAATAG
- the ptsP gene encoding phosphoenolpyruvate--protein phosphotransferase has product MRSRMSKSAPQETVLQGTPVSPGIGIGPVHVVARGFSAPEVYHISESEIPVEQERFRVALEETKAQLDELQQTIKSLSGEEDSRIFEAHLMVLEDRAMLDRVAEAIKSRRQNAEFAFYAVMQHFLEAMRRVPDPYLRERTVDLEDVCQRVLRNFSEEAPRHSAPEEKHILVAYDLTPSDTAALDRRHVLGFATELGSVNSHSGILARSLGLPAIVGIEDAVLDIRTLTPAILDGYSGRLILNPTEDTLKRYQELQERKEKVRQDLEAQRDAATATTDGRTITLSSNIEFLDELALVRNSGAKGVGLYRTEFLLLDGEDMPDEHEQAEAYKKLATELAPHPVIIRTLDAGGDKLPVEPLTEPEPNPFLGWRGIRVSLDRPGMFKEQLRAILRASAHGKLAVMFPLVSGLGEVRRAKDYLKECMDELAKDGVPFDEKLETGVMIEVPSAAVIADLIAPEVDFFSIGTNDLIQYTVAVDRVNHHVADLYRPTHPAVVRLIKRTVDAAANAGIWTGVCGEMAGDIRLTPLLLGLGVEELSVGPHQVPRVRRAIRALSHSECSVMAEQALMTGISQEIMDATMGMAKQYYPELMD; this is encoded by the coding sequence ATGCGCTCAAGAATGTCCAAGTCCGCGCCTCAGGAAACCGTGCTCCAAGGGACTCCGGTCTCGCCAGGGATCGGTATTGGCCCGGTGCATGTAGTGGCTCGCGGCTTTTCCGCCCCGGAAGTTTACCACATTTCGGAAAGTGAAATCCCGGTGGAGCAGGAGCGCTTCCGCGTCGCCCTGGAGGAAACCAAGGCCCAGCTCGACGAGTTGCAGCAGACGATCAAATCCCTTTCGGGGGAGGAGGACAGCCGGATTTTCGAGGCCCACCTGATGGTGCTGGAAGACCGCGCGATGCTGGACCGCGTGGCGGAGGCGATCAAATCCCGCCGCCAGAATGCGGAATTCGCCTTCTACGCGGTGATGCAGCATTTCCTGGAGGCCATGCGCCGCGTGCCGGACCCGTACCTGCGGGAGCGCACCGTCGACTTGGAGGATGTCTGCCAGCGCGTGCTGCGGAATTTCTCGGAGGAGGCCCCGCGCCACTCGGCCCCGGAGGAAAAGCACATCCTCGTCGCCTACGATCTCACCCCATCGGACACCGCCGCGCTCGACCGCCGCCATGTCCTCGGCTTCGCCACCGAGCTGGGGAGCGTGAATTCCCACTCCGGGATTTTGGCCCGCTCGCTCGGCCTGCCTGCGATTGTCGGGATCGAGGACGCGGTGTTGGATATCCGCACCCTGACTCCGGCCATTCTCGACGGTTACTCCGGCCGCCTGATCCTCAATCCCACCGAGGATACCCTGAAGCGCTATCAGGAGCTACAGGAGCGCAAGGAGAAGGTCCGCCAGGATCTGGAGGCCCAGCGGGATGCCGCCACCGCCACCACCGACGGCCGCACGATCACGCTTTCCTCGAATATTGAGTTCCTCGACGAACTCGCCTTGGTCCGCAACAGCGGCGCGAAGGGGGTGGGTCTCTACCGCACGGAGTTCCTGCTGCTCGATGGCGAGGACATGCCGGACGAACACGAGCAGGCGGAGGCTTACAAGAAGCTCGCCACCGAACTGGCCCCGCATCCGGTGATCATCCGCACCCTCGATGCCGGTGGCGACAAGCTGCCGGTCGAGCCGCTCACCGAGCCGGAGCCGAATCCCTTCCTCGGCTGGCGCGGCATCCGGGTCTCGCTGGATCGCCCTGGCATGTTCAAGGAGCAGCTCCGCGCGATCCTGCGCGCCAGCGCCCACGGCAAGCTCGCGGTCATGTTCCCGCTCGTCTCCGGCCTCGGCGAAGTCCGCCGCGCGAAGGATTACCTAAAGGAGTGCATGGACGAGCTGGCGAAGGACGGCGTGCCCTTCGACGAAAAGCTCGAAACCGGCGTGATGATCGAGGTGCCGAGCGCCGCGGTGATTGCGGATCTCATCGCCCCGGAGGTCGACTTCTTCTCTATCGGGACGAATGACCTGATTCAGTACACCGTGGCGGTCGACCGTGTGAACCATCACGTCGCCGATCTCTATCGCCCCACGCATCCCGCCGTCGTGCGCCTCATCAAGCGCACCGTGGATGCCGCCGCGAATGCCGGCATCTGGACCGGCGTCTGCGGTGAGATGGCCGGCGATATTCGTCTCACGCCGCTGCTGTTAGGCCTTGGGGTGGAGGAACTTTCCGTGGGACCGCATCAGGTTCCCCGCGTGCGCCGCGCCATCCGTGCACTGAGCCACTCCGAGTGCTCTGTCATGGCGGAGCAAGCGCTCATGACCGGTATCAGCCAGGAGATCATGGACGCGACCATGGGCATGGCGAAGCAGTATTACCCGGAGCTGATGGATTGA
- a CDS encoding GNAT family N-acetyltransferase, producing the protein MRIRPATPEDANALTEIAFAAKRHWNYPEDWIRRWQDLLTITPEYVLENRVLVAVSEDEGEVIGFSAVSLQGEVALLDHLWVLPAFMGKGAGRALFSAAEQAARESAAVRMTILSDPHAEPFYLRMGAVLCGRESASMDGEERYLPLLGKAL; encoded by the coding sequence ATGAGAATCAGGCCTGCAACTCCGGAAGACGCCAACGCTCTGACGGAGATCGCTTTCGCCGCGAAGAGGCACTGGAACTATCCCGAAGATTGGATCCGGCGTTGGCAGGATCTCCTCACCATCACGCCCGAATATGTGCTGGAGAACCGGGTCTTGGTCGCAGTGAGCGAAGACGAGGGCGAGGTGATCGGCTTCAGCGCGGTGAGCTTGCAGGGGGAAGTCGCGCTTCTGGATCACCTCTGGGTGCTGCCGGCCTTTATGGGGAAAGGCGCGGGTCGAGCCCTGTTCTCGGCCGCGGAACAAGCGGCTCGTGAGAGTGCTGCAGTCCGCATGACCATCCTCAGCGATCCCCATGCAGAGCCCTTCTACCTCCGCATGGGAGCCGTCCTCTGCGGCAGGGAATCCGCCAGCATGGATGGGGAGGAGAGGTATCTACCTCTGCTCGGGAAAGCTCTTTGA